In Quercus lobata isolate SW786 chromosome 12, ValleyOak3.0 Primary Assembly, whole genome shotgun sequence, a genomic segment contains:
- the LOC115971597 gene encoding uncharacterized protein LOC115971597 yields the protein MKVSQKDTEKLMMMNLGTPNAGSGPQSRVLPRLLLWLILFVTVTYVVYTLRLISNSRACDHEPFSNPRRQISTTSTSASSQPTQSILDQDQAVEVRRQTTQIRNVVFGIAASAKFWEKRKNYIKLWFKPEEMRGIVWLDQTVKKNKTKDNKGDRVAVEEAEDLSLPPVMISGDTSKFSYTNRQGHRSAIRISRIVSETLRLGLEDVHWFVMGDDDTVFVTENLVRVLSKYDHNQYYYIGSLSESHLQNIYFSYGMAYGGGGFAISYPLAKALEKIQDRCIQRYPGLYGSDDRMQACMAELGVPLTKELGFHQYDVYGNLFGLLAAHPVAPLVSLHHLDVVEPIFPNVTQVKALQRLTKPMKLDSAGLMQQSICYDKSKRWTISVSWGFAVQVFRGVFSPREIEMPSRTFLNWYKKADYTAYAFNTRPVFRNQCQKPFVFYMSNARLNSSTHQTVSEYVRHRVPHPPCKWKMADPTKLDRVEVYKKPDPHLWDRSPRRNCCRVMESGKKGTMVINVGVCREGEISEI from the exons ATGAAAGTGAGCCAGAAAGATACAGAGAAGCTGATGATGATGAATCTGGGTACACCCAATGCTGGGTCGGGCCCGCAATCCAGAGTCTTGCCTAGGCTTTTGCTCTGGCTCATCCTCTTCGTCACCGTCACCTACGTCGTCTACACGCTCAGGCTAATCTCTAACTCACGCGCCTGCGACCACGAGCCTTTCTCTAATCCCCGCCGTCAAATCtccaccacctccacctccGCCTCATCACAACCAACACAGTCGATTCTAGATCAAGATCAAGCGGTCGAGGTTCGCCGCCAGACAACCCAGATACGAAACGTTGTGTTCGGAATCGCCGCCTCGGCTAAGTTTTGGGAGAAGAGGAAGAACTATATTAAGCTCTGGTTCAAGCCCGAGGAAATGCGAGGGATAGTCTGGCTAGACCAAACGGTGAAGAAGAATAAGACGAAAGATAACAAGGGAGATCGGGTGGCGGTGGAAGAGGCAGAGGATCTGAGTCTTCCTCCGGTGATGATCTCCGGCGACACCTCGAAGTTCTCGTACACGAACCGGCAAGGCCACCGGTCCGCGATTCGGATCTCGCGGATCGTGTCGGAGACACTCCGTCTCGGGCTCGAAGACGTGCACTGGTTCGTGATGGGCGACGACGACACCGTTTTCGTCACCGAGAACTTGGTCCGCGTTTTGAGCAAGTACGACCACAACCAGTACTACTACATCGGAAGCTTATCGGAGAGTCACTTGCAAAACATATACTTCTCGTACGGCATGGCCTACGGCGGCGGTGGCTTCGCCATCAGCTACCCACTCGCGAAGGCGCTGGAGAAAATACAAGACCGGTGTATTCAACGGTACCCAGGACTGTACGGCTCCGATGACCGAATGCAAGCTTGCATGGCCGAACTCGGTGTCCCACTCACCAAAGAACTCGGTTTTCACCAG TATGATGTGTATGGAAACTTGTTCGGGCTTCTTGCAGCACATCCAGTGGCACCTCTGGTATCATTGCATCACCTTGATGTGGTTGAGCCAATCTTCCCCAATGTGACTCAAGTTAAAGCCCTCCAGCGGCTTACCAAACCTATGAAGTTGGACTCAGCAGGGCTCATGCAACAATCAATTTGCTACGACAAATCTAAGCGTTGGACTATTTCAGTTTCATGGGGCTTTGCCGTTCAAGTATTTCGGGGAGTCTTCTCACCTCGTGAGATAGAAATGCCTTCAAGGACATTCTTGAATTGGTACAAAAAAGCAGATTATACTGCATACGCATTCAACACCCGTCCAGTTTTCCGAAACCAATGCCAAAAGCCTTTTGTTTTTTACATGTCAAATGCAAGATTGAATTCTTCAACACACCAGACAGTGAGTGAATATGTACGGCATCGCGTCCCTCACCCTCCGTGCAAGTGGAAGATGGCTGATCCAACCAAGCTTGACAGAGTGGAGGTATATAAGAAGCCTGACCCGCATCTATGGGATAGG TCTCCGCGGAGAAACTGCTGCAGAGTCATGGAGTCAGGGAAGAAAGGAACCATGGTGATAAATGTGGGTGTGTGTAGGGAAGGCGAGATCAGTGAAATAtag
- the LOC115971870 gene encoding mitochondrial import inner membrane translocase subunit TIM44-2-like, which translates to MASWGRVRQSKLKHLAFQWKRYYSQNPFASQARKTCLSQNPYRVFENSDTASGFCRSMRLFGAPAQGSSSSLPLISANGYVGNRHFSVFNEFSEKMKVEANRNPELQKSLKELKEKAEELKVAKEELKNRTKQTTEQLYKHVDSAWTEAEATAKKVSTNMKEKISSAKEEVKESFGIGKEESSEFNGTSAKHGTDSKDGSKASSGEQNFQQSASSETAETLFSKLKSSLPSQKVSLAFQKLKEAKVADLAKKGYGIVKDELSGTTSKKKHLQYTPSTSTGERSTKTDIVIVQSKQSPWSKKWEAFKEKIRSHPTFKRVSGYSEPVVTKSQEIAEDVREIWETSDNPIVHKIQDLNESIFQETDAAVSIKEIRQRDPSFSLPEFVTEVQEAVKPVLHAYMKGDAETLKKYCFPEVIERCKAEHGAYQSNGIFFDNKILHISDVEVRETKMMGNSPIIILAFQTQQVYCVRDRHGSITEGSQDTIHTVYYAWAMQLVDAEELGDGALYPIWRLREMQQFGVQALI; encoded by the exons ATGGCATCTTGGGGAAGAGTTCGGCAATCTAAGCTGAAGCACTTGGCTTTTCAATGGAAGAGATACTATTCTCAAAACCCTTTTGCCTCACAAGCGAGAAAAACATGTCTTTCACAAAACCCATATCGGGTTTTTGAAAACAGTGACACAGCCTCTGGTTTTTGCAGGAGCATGAGGCTTTTTGGTGCTCCAGCTCAG GGTTCAAGTTCGAGTTTACCATTGATTTCGGCAAATGGGTATGTGGGAAATCGTCATTTTAGCGTCTTCAATGAGTTTTCAGAAAAAATGAAAGTCGAAGCTAACAG AAACCCAGAGCTTCAGAAGTCACTCAAGGAGCTGAAAGAGAAAGCAGAGGAGCTGAAAGTGGCGAAAGAAGAATTGAAAAATAG AACAAAGCAAACAACTGAGCAGCTGTACAAGCATGTGGATAGTGCGTGGACAGAGGCTGAAGCTACAGCTAAAAAG GTTTCTACCAACATGAAAGAGAAGATCTCATCTGCAAAAGAGGAG GTCAAAGAAAGTTTTGGGATTGGGAAGGAAGAGTCTTCAGAATTTAATGGTACTTCAGCTAAACATGGTACTGACAGTAAAGATGGAAGTAAAGCATCATCTGGAGAACAGAATTTCCAGCAGTCTGCATCTAGTGAAACTGCAGAAACTTTGTTTAGCAAACTTAAGTCCAGTCTTCCTTCTCAGAAGGTTTCGTTGGCCTTCCAGAAATTAAAGGAAGCAAAGGTTGCTGACTTAGCAAAGAAGGGATATGGTATTGTAAAAGATGAATTAAGTGGTACCACAAGTAAGAAAAAGCACCTGCAATATACTCCTTCCACATCAACAGGTGAAAGAAGTACAAAAACTGACATTGTTATTGTACAGTCAAAGCAGTCCCCATGGAGTAAAAAGTGGGAGGCATTCAAAGAGAAG ATCCGAAGTCATCCCACATTCAAACGTGTCAGTGGTTATAGTGAGCCTGTTGTCACAAAGAGTCAGGAG ATTGCAGAAGACGTGCGGGAAATATGGGAGACAAGTGATAACCCCATTGTTCACAAAATTCAGGA TCTCAATGAAAGTATCTTTCAAGAAACAGATGCTGCAGTATCAATCAAGGAAATACGTCAGCGAGATCC ATCTTTCTCTTTACCGGAGTTTGTGACAGAAGTTCAGGAAGCAGTCAAGCCTGTCCTCCATGCTTACATGAAG GGAGATGCCGAAACTCTTAAGAAGTATTGTTTCCCTGAAGTGATTGAGCGGTGTAAAGCTGAGCATGGGGCTTATCAAAGCAATGGCATCTTTTTTGATAACAAG ATTCTTCATATATCAGATGTTGAAGTTAGAGAGACCAAAATGATGGGAAATTCTCCTATTATTATCTTAGCA TTCCAAACACAGCAGGTCTATTGTGTACGTGATAGACATGGTTCAATAACAGAAGGAAGCCAG GATACAATCCATACTGTATACTATGCTTGGGCAATGCAACTAGTGGATGCAGAAGAACTTGGAGATGGTGCTCTCTACCCAATATGGAGGCTAAGAGAAATGCAACAATTTGGAGTCCAAGCCCTCATCTAG